The Fragaria vesca subsp. vesca linkage group LG2, FraVesHawaii_1.0, whole genome shotgun sequence genome includes a window with the following:
- the LOC101307859 gene encoding uncharacterized protein LOC101307859, protein MVKVQSAVLILVLVAATLSTWSHARGLTDHLVDIFKSRHSHSTASASASSIPSNNPPSLNSEISTYSPYRECIQSCKSCACTQVWPPDLSLCFCLDPGKYRRRTVPIPYKDCKKSCQSACACTLVYPLELSQCICLNPSSQQVHDANAITFQHHNYI, encoded by the exons ATGGTGAAGGTTCAATCAGCAGTGTTAATATTGGTGTTGGTTGCGGCAACATTATCAACTTGGTCCCATGCTCGAGGCTTAACTGATCACTTGGTGGACATATTCAAGTCTAGGCATTCTCATTCTACCGCTTCCGCTTCCGCTAGTTCCATTCCCAGCAACAATCCACCATCTCTCAACTCTG AAATATCAACATATTCTCCCTATAGAGAATGCATCCAATCCTGTAAGAGCTGTGCTTGCACTCAAGTTTGGCCGCCTGATCTATCACTCTGTTTTTGCCTTGACCCTG GAAAATATAGGAGGAGGACGGTGCCTATTCCATATAAAGATTGCAAGAAATCGTGTCAAAGTGCATGCGCTTGTACGCTTGTTTATCCATTAGAGTTGTCACAGTGCATTTGCCTCAACCCCAGCAGTCAACAAGTTCATGATGCCAATGCCATCACCTTTCAACACCACAACTATATATG
- the LOC101307561 gene encoding mitochondria fission 1 protein-like, with amino-acid sequence MEANIGKFFESVGNFFTGGDQIPWCERDVIAGCEREVAEAEKGSELFKECLMRLSWSLVHSRHPEDVLRGIAMLEASVSDANSTPLQLRETIYLLAVGYYRSGDYSKSRELVEQCLMIAPAWRQALTLKKMNEDRIKRDGAIGIGIAATAVGLIAGGIAAAVARKK; translated from the exons ATGGAGGCGAATATTGGGAAATTCTTCGAGTCGGTTGGCAATTTCTTCACTGGTGGCGACCAGATCCCCTGGTGCGAGCGCGACGTCATCGCC GGATGTGAAAGAGAAGTTGCTGAGGCTGAGAAAGGTTCCGAGTTGTTCAAAGAATGTCTCATGCGTCTGTCATGGTCTCTTGTTCATTCAAGGCATCCAGAAGATGTGCTACGTGGAATAGCAATGCTTGAAG CTTCTGTGAGTGATGCTAATAGCACCCCTCTGCAATTGAGAGAGACTATTTATCTTCTTGCTGTTGGGTATTACCGAAGTGGTGACTATTCTAAGAGTAGGGAACTTGTTGAACAGTGTTTAATG ATTGCACCTGCCTGGAGACAGGCGCTGACCCTTAAGAAAATGAATGAAGACCGGATCAAAAGAG ATGGTGCGATAGGGATAGGAATTGCTGCAACTGCTGTTGGACTGATTGCTGGTGGAATTGCTGCAGCCGTGGCTCGGAAGAAGTGA
- the LOC101308151 gene encoding serine--glyoxylate aminotransferase-like codes for MDNVYAPGRNHLFVPGPVNIPEPVLRAMNRNNEDYRSPAIPAMTKILLEDVKKIFKTTTGTPFMIPTTGTGAWESALTNTLSPGDRIVSFLIGQFSLLWIDQQQRLNFKVDVVESEWGQGANLDILASKLAEDTAHTIKAVCIVHNETATGVTNNLATVRKILDHYRHPALFLVDGVSSICALDFRMDEWGVDVALTGSQKALSLPTGIGIVCASPKALEASKTAKSVRVFFDWNDYLKFYKLGTYWPYTPSVQLLYGLRAALDLLFEEGLDNVIARHSRLGKATRLAVEAWGLKNCTQKEEWVSDTVTAVLVPPYIDSTEIVRRAWKRYNLSLGLGLNKIAGKVFRIGHLGNLNELQLLGCLAGVEMVLRDLGYPVKLGSGVAAASAYLQNNTPLIPSRV; via the exons GGACCAGTCAATATCCCGGAACCTGTCCTTCGGGCAATGAACAGAAACAATGAGGACTACCGTTCACCAGCTATTCCAGCAATGACAAAAATTCTGCTTGAGGATGTCAAGAAGATTTTCAAGACTACTACTGGAACTCCATTTATGATCCCTACCACAG GTACTGGGGCATGGGAGAGTGCACTTACAAATACGTTGTCCCCTGGGGATCGGATCGTATCTTTCCTGATTGGCCAATTCAGTTTGCTGTGGATTGATCAGCAACAGCGCCTTAATTTCAAGGTTGATGTTGTGGAAAGTGAATGGGGCCAAGGTGCCAACCTTGACATTCTGGCATCAAAACTCGCTGAAGACACTGCGCACACCATAAAGGCAGTATGCATTGTTCACAACGAGACAGCAACTGGAGTTACCAATAACTTGGCTACAGTGAGAAAAATACTTG ACCACTATAGGCATCCGGCTCTCTTTCTTGTTGATGGAGTGTCTTCCATATGTGCTCTTGATTTCCGTATGGATGAATGGGGAGTAGATGTAGCCTTAACAGGTTCCCAGAAAGCTCTTTCCCTTCCCACTGGCATAGGGATTGTGTGTGCAAGCCCCAAAGCTCTTGAGGCATCCAAAACTGCAAAGTCAGTAAGAGTTTTCTTCGACTGGAATGATTACTTGAAGTTCTATAAGTTGGGCACATATTGGCCATACACCCCTTCTGTTCAGTTGCTGTATGGGCTACGAGCAGCTCTTGATCTTCTGTTTGAGGAAGGACTTGACAATGTGATTGCAAGGCATAGCCGTTTGGGAAAAGCAACAAG GCTTGCTGTGGAGGCATGGGGCTTGAAGAACTGCACCCAAAAAGAAGAATGGGTCAGTGACACAGTGACTGCTGTCCTTGTTCCACCATATATTGACAGTACAGAAATTGTGAGAAGGGCGTGGAAAAGGTACAATCTGAGTTTAGGCCTTGGCCTGAACAAAATCGCTGGCAAGGTTTTCAGAATAGGGCATCTCGGCAATCTGAACGAG TTGCAATTGTTGGGCTGTCTTGCTGGTGTTGAGATGGTGCTTAGGGACTTGGGCTACCCGGTCAAGCTAGGAAGCGGAGTAGCAGCTGCTTCTGCATACTTGCAGAACAACACTCCTCTCATCCCTTCCAGGGTTTGA